The DNA region CATGAGGCCAGTTTAAAAGCCGCTAAAACCAGCTATTTTAAAGGTGATTTTCCTTGGGCATTAAAACAATTTAAAGAATTGAAAGCCGCAAATACGCAGTTAATTGCCAATGATGCGCTGGAATATTTCTTATTGATTAATGACAACACCGTTGCCGATTCGACACAAACAGCCTTAAAGGAATTTGCCAAAGGCGATTATTTAATCTATCAAAACAGAAATCAAGAAGCCATTACACAGTTTCAATTGATTTTAAAAAATTTCAAAGGGCAAGACTCGAGGGCTATGCCCGAACAGGCGAACCAAATCGAAGCTGTAACCCAATTACGACTGGGCCAACTTTATGAAAAAACCGGCGAATACAACTTGGCTTTAAGCCAATATCAAGCGATTATAGACCATCATAGCGATGGAATTTATATAGACGAAGCGCTCTTTTTTTCGGGAGAAATTTACAGTAAAAAAATAAACGATGCTGAAAAAGCCAAGTCGCTGTTTGAAAAGATTATCTTTAATCATCAGGACAGTATCTACTTTGTAGAAGCCCGAAAGCGATTTAGAGAGTTAAGAGGAGACAAAAATTTATAAAAATGTTAATCGGTTAGTCGTTGATTCGGTTAACCAAATAAACAAACAAATGATTATATACAACGTTACTACAAATATTCACGAAAGTGTTCACGACCAATGGATGATTTGGATGCAACACAAACACATCCCTGAAATGTTAGCAACCGGAAAATTTACAAATGCCAAATTAGTTCGTGTTTTAGTAGAAGAAGAAATGGGCGGAGTGACTTACTCAGCTCAATTTACAACCGATAGTTTAGTAACCTTAGAAAAATTCTATCAGGAAAATGAGGCTGTATTTCAAGCAGAAGGTCAAAAAGCTTTTTGGAGAAAAAATGCTTACTTTCCGTACGGAATTACAAGTGATTTCGGAACATTAGAGATAACTGGACTAAAGTCCAGCCTTACAAAATATGTCGAGCCGATGGCTCTTTGAAATTAGTAAAGTTCCGTAGGAACGAATCATATTGTAGCAACGGATTTTAATCCGTTGAAAACAAAAGCAAAAAAATCATGGATAAAGTAAAAGCAAAAAAACACCTTGGACAACATTTCTTAAAAGACGAAAGTATCGCTGCAGCTATTGCCGACACATTAAGTTTACAAGGATATGAAGACGTACTGGAAATAGGACCAGGAATGGGTGTTCTAACCAAATACCTTTTGGACAAACCCATTACTACCTATGTAATTGAAATTGATACGGAATCGGTGGATTATTTAAATGCGCATTATCCAAAATTACACGGCAAAATTATTTCTCAGGATTTTCTAAAATACAATATCAACGAAGTTTTTAGCAACAAACCATTTGCTATCATAGGAAACTTCCCTTATAACATTTCTACCCAAATCGTTTTTAGAGTATTAGAATTCAAAGCGCAAATTCCTGAATTTTCAGGTATGTTTCAAAAAGAAGTAGCCGAACGCATTTGTGAAAAAAAGGCAGCAAGGCTTACGGAATTTTATCGGTATTAGCTCAGGCTTTTTACGATACCGAATATCTTTTTACAGTTGATGAAAACGTATTTAACCCACCTCCAAAAGTAAAATCAGGAGTGATGCGAATGCGTAGAAAAGAAGATTATAGCTTGCCATGTGGCGAAAAATTATTCTTTACAGTGGTAAAAACCGCTTTTCAACAACGACGCAAAACCTTACGTAACAGTTTAAAAACACTCGATTTATCGGATAATTTAAGAGAAGATAGTATCTTTGACCTCCGTCCGGAGCAATTGGACGTTGCACAATTTATCGAACTTACTCAAAAAATAGAAGCCGATGGAATTTAAAATCAGCAAAGACTTAATTCTCGAACTCAAACAGCACATTGCGAATCATCAGGACAAGGAATTAGAATCCTTACTGAATGACATGCACCATGCTGATATTGCCGAGATTTTAGACGAGCTTGATTTTGATGAAGCTACCTATATTTTTAAAGTTCTAGATTCCGAAAAAACAGCAGAAATTCTTCTAGAATTAGAAGATGATTTGCGTGAAAATATCTTGAGTCGCCTTTCGGCCAAAGAAATTGCCGAGGAATTAGACGAGCTCGACACCGATGATGCCGCAGATATCATTGCCGAGCTTTCCCAATCCAAAAAAGAAGAGGTAATCTCAGAGTTAGAAGACTTAGAACACGCTAAAGACATCATCGACTTATTGCGCTATGATGAAGATACCGCAGGGGGTTTGATGGGGAAAGAGTTAGTAAAAGTCAATGAAAACTGGAACGTACTAACCTGTGTTAAAGAAATGCGTGCTCAAGCAGAAAATGTTTCTAGAGTACATTCTATTTATGTAGTTGATGATCAAAATCGATTAAAAGGACGATTATCACTCAAAGATTTATTAACCACATCCACAAAAGCACAAATCTCTGAAATTTACATCAAAAACGTTACCTCTGTAAGTGTTGATGCCGAAGATGTGGAAGTAGCAAGAATCATGCAAAAATACGATTTGGAGGCTATTCCAGTAATTGATGCCATGGGTCGATTAGTGGGTCGAATTACCATTGATGATATTATTGACGTAATCCGTGAAGAAGCTGATAAAGATTACCAATTAGCAGCGGGTATCTCTCAAGACGTAGAAGCCGATGATAGCATTCTTGAATTGACTAAAGCACGATTACCTTGGTTAGTTTTAGCACTTTTAGGAGGATTCATAACAGTAAGGGTACTGGGATTGTTTGAAAGCGCTATGGCCGAACACGGTAAATTATTCTTTTTACACCCTTAATTGCTGCAATGGCGGGGAATGTTGGTGTACAATCCTCAGCTATCATTGTTCAGGGTTTAGCCAATGATACTTTGAGTGGCTCCCTATTTAATAGATTGATAAAAGAAATTTCACAAAGTTTGTTAAGTGGTTCCATATTAGCATTCATATTATTTGTTGGAAGTTATCTTATTTTAAACGAACCTGTAATCATTGGATTTGTAATTTGTACTGCCTTGATTTCAGTAATTATAATTGCATCTTTAATCGGTACATTTGTACCATTATTACTGGATAAATTTGGAATTGACCCTGCTCTCGCAACAGGACCATTTATCACAACGAGTAATGACATTTGCGGAATCTTAATCTATTTTTCAATTGCAAAATTGATTTTAGGATTTTAAATATTTACAATACCAAAATCACTTTTTAATATCGAATTTATAAATTTTAGAAAATGAAAGTACACATAATAGGAGGAGGTAATCTAGGTTCGGCCATTGCATTAGGAATGGCAAAAACGACTAGTGAACACCAAATTACAGTTACAAGAAGAAATACCGCTAGCATCCTTTATTTAGAAAAATTAGGCGTTACGGTTACTACCGACAACAAACACAACATCCAGGAGGCTGATGTTATCATCTTAACGATAAAACCTTATCAGGTGGAAACGGTTTTAAAAGAAATCCTTCCGGTGATATCTAATAAAACGATTGCTTCGGCTGTAACAGGATTATCAACTGAAGCTTTGCAGAAGAAAATTGGACCAAACCATCAAGCAGTTCGTATTATGCCTAATATTGCGGCTCAATATGCAGCATCAGCAACCTGTATTGCCTTTGATGAAAAACATGCAGCCGAAGGACAAAAACTAGTTACCATTTTTGAATCATTAGGAACAGCACCTGTTATTGACGAAAAATTAATGGATGCTGCCACAGTTTTAGCTGCTAGTGGAACCGCTTTTGCCTTGCGTTATATTAGAGCTTCTATGCAGGCAGGAATCGAGATTGGTTTTGACTGGAAAACAGCATTAGCAATTTCAGCACAAACTGTAAAAGGCGCTGCCGAAATGGTAATGGAAGAACAAATGCATCCAGAACAATTAATCGATCGAGTTACAACACCTCAAGGTTGTACAATTACAGGATTAAGCGAAATGGAATCACATGGCTTCAGTTCGTCTATCATCCGCGGAATTAAAGCAGCCGTTAAGAAAATTAAGGATCTTTAAAATTTTAGTTTAAAAAAAGGCCTCCCAAAAAAAATGAGAGGCCCTTTCCACTAATATAAAAAAACAACTATTCTTTCCTCTTGGCTTTCAAAGCCATTTTGTTATCATCTATATCCTGACCAAAATCAGGCATACCGTCCTTTGTCCATCTCAACACTCTAGCACGAGTATGACGATTAGGATCAGACAAAGCATCTCCTTGTATCTTTTCATAATCGCGGGCATGATAAATCATAATATCTGTTTTCCCATCTTCACTTAAAGTAAAACAATTATGCCCTGGTCAGTAACGTTTAAATTTTTCATTGGTAAAGAAAACAGGTTGGCCTAATTTGTGCCAAGAAGCAGGATCTAATAAGTCGGCGCCTTCATTTGCCCAAAGCAAACCTAGACAATAGGTCGCATCAGTAGCACTAGCTGAAAAAGTCATAAATACTTTGCCGTTTTTCACCAATACCGCCGGTCCTTCATTCACTTTATAAGTATGCATTTCCCAATCTTAATCAGGCTGGCTAATAACCACTTGTTTTTCATCAACCGTTGTTGGGCTTGTCATTTTGGCAATGTATAAACTAGTATTTACTACATTTCCAGGACCTCTATCCACCCAAACCAAGTAACGTTGCCCTTTTAGTACAAAAGTGGTAGCATCTAATGCAAAAATATCTTTATTGGTTTTCAATTGACCTTCTTCTTTCCACTCTCCTTTTGTTGGATCTTCAGAAGGATTAGACAAAGCATACATACGTATTTTCCATATATCTTCGGCTGAACCCGCAGCAAAATATATATACCATTTACCCTCAATACGATGCAACTCAGGAGCCCAAATATGATGACCCATAGGACCTGAATTGTGTTTACGCCATACAACTACCGGTTTTGCTTGTTTAATACCATTAATCGTTTTTGAACTTCGAATTTCAATTCGGTCATATTCAGGAGCAGTTGCAATAAAATAATAAATCCCCTCTGGTGTTTATGTCACAAAAGGATCGGCACGCTGCACAGCTATAGGATTCTCAAATTGGTTCTTTTTAAGTTTTTGAGCATAGCTATTTATTCCCAAAATAATAAAACTAAAAACTACACAAATACGTAAAAATTGTAAAGATAAATTCATAATAATCTTCTAAAAAGCGAAACAATAATTTTAAATGTAATATTTACATTTATTAAAAAGATTGTAAATATAATGTATTTAATGTTTCATTTTTTGAAAATTTAAAAATTAACAAAAAAAGCTTTTTTAGACTTATTTAAAATGTAAAAATAGTAATGCAAATTATTAATAATCATGTATTTTATCGGTTAAAAAAGCACGATATCGAAAACCCTAAAAGTTCCTTTTATAAAACTAAAAAATACTGTAATTTTATAACAAAGAGAGCCCAATCTACTTTTGACTTTTCTATTTAATGGTTTACTGGGGTTACTAACACTAAATAAGCATTATTATGAAAAAGTTATTCAACATGTTTTACGACAAAATCTCACGCTTTTTATTCGGAGACGAAACTATGGTGAGATATTAAACCAATACCAGAAATAAAAAAACCGCAGCTTATGTAAAAAATTACTTTTAGGTTTTTGATTAATTCAACAGAAAACCATTTCTGATTTTATTTAAAATCAGAAATGGTTTTTTTGTTATTTTTGATTCCTCAATAGAAAAGGAATTATGAGCATCAAAATACTTCACATCGATAGCAACCATCCTGTTTTACTTCAACAATTACAGGAAGCCGGTTATGAAAACCATGAAGATTTCAAATCATCAAAAGAAGCTATCGAAGCCAAGATAAAGGATTACCACGGCATAGTTATTCGAAGTCGTTTTAAGATTGACAAAAACTTCATTGACAAAGCTACAAATTTGCAATTTATTGCTCGTGTAGGAGCTGGTTTAGAAAGTATTGACTGTGATTATGCTTCTTCAAAAAACATAGCCTTGATAGCGGCTCCTGAAGGGAATCGCAATGCAGTTGCTGAACATTCTCTAGGTATGCTATTATCGCTATTTAATAATTTGAATCGTGCCGATCGAGAAATTCGCGCAGGACATTGGAACCGAGAAAGCAACCGCGGACATGAATTAGATGGAAAAACGGTTGGAATTATTGGTTATGGTAACATGGGAAAATGGTTTGCTAAGAAATTGAGAGGTTTTGATGTTGAAGTACTTTGTTATGACATCAAAGATAATGTGGGTGATGAAAACGCCAAACAGGTTTCATTAACCGAATTACAACAAAAAACAGACGTTTTAAGTTTGCACCTTCCTTGGACTCCAGAAACTGATAAAATGGTCAATACTGCCTTTATTAACGCTTTTGCAAAAGCATTCTGGATACTTAATACCTCAAGAGGAAAAAACATCGTTACAGCCGACTTAGTGGCAGCCCTTCAATCCAAGAGGATATTAGGAGCAGGACTAGATGTTTTAGAATATGAGAAACTTTCCTTCGAAACATTATTTCAAGATAAAAATACACCCGAAGCCTTTCAGTATTTATTAGAAGCCGATAATGTATTATTATCTCCCCATGTAGCGGGATGGACATTTGAAAGTCATGAACGACTTGCACAAACAATAGTTGATAAAATCAAAGCTTTGTATTCCAAATAAAACAGAAACACACTGTATTTAAGGAATTTATATTTTCGATTTACAAAATAATTTCATAAATTTATTTATTGATAATCACTAAATTATAGGGTTATGGAAAATTCAAAATATGAACACTGGAATCAACCGCAAGCATTTGAAGAAGACAATAAAAGAATTGCCGCTGGCATATTAGCCATTATTTTAGGACCTTTTGGTATCCATAAATTTTTATTAGGTTATACCAAAGAAGGTATAATTTGGCTATTTCTAAGTTTGATTAGTTTTGCTACACTAACAGGCTTATTAGGACTTATAGAAGGCATCATTTATTTGACTAAATCAGATGAAGAATTTATAAAAACCTATCAAATAGGTCGAAAACCTTGGTTTTAAGAATTAAGATTAACTGTAAAATAAAAACCGCTCATTAGCAGAATTGAGAATTAATTTACTAATCAGCGGTTGTGTGTTATATGTACTATTATTATTAAGGAAACTTACTCCCCTTTTTCACTTAATTTCTTTTCTAATTCCGCTTGAAATTCTTCCATAACAGGCTTCATAGTACTTTCTGGAATATCTGCAATTCGGATATACATTAAACCATCAATAGCATTATTAAATAACGGATCGACATTGAAAGCCACTACTCTTGCGTTTTGTTTGATGTATTTTTTAATTAATACTGGCAAACGAAGTACTCCAGGCTCTAACTCATCAATAATCTTATCAAATTTATTCAAATCGGCTTCTGTTTCATTGAAAATAAAATCCTTATCGGCATCCTTCAATTTAACTTTATATGCTTTTTTAGGATGAATGTACTGCGCAATATACGGATCATAATAATTGGACTTCATAAACTCAATCATCAATGATTTAGAAAAATCCGAAAATTGATTGCTTATACTTACTCCACCAATTAGATATTTATGTTCTGGAAAACGCAAAGTAGTATGAATAATTCCTTTCCAGAGTAAAAACAAAGGCATTGGTTTTTGCTGATATTCTTTGATAATAAAAGCACGTCCCATTTCGATAGAATGCTGCATGGTTTCAAACAATTCTGGTTCAAAACGGAACAATTCATTCAAATAAAAACCTTCAATACCATATTTAGGATAAATTTCTCCTCCTAATCCCATTCGATAAGCACCTGCAATTTTTTGCGCCTCATCATCCCATAAGAAAAGATGGTGATAGTATTTATCAAATTTATCCAAATCAATAGATTCGTTAGTCCCTTCTCCTACTTCTCTAAAAGTAATTTCTCGTAAGCGACCTATCTCATGTAAAATACTAGGAATCCTATTTGCTTCTGTAAAAAAGACTTCATAATTCTTGCTCTGAAGCAATCGGCAATCGGTATTTCTTAAGGCATTTACTTCAGCAATAATCTTATCTTGATTTGCAGGAGTAGCAATTTCTTTTGGATTCTTAGTAATTTTTAGATTAGGAGTCGTAATCAATTTACTTTCCTTTTCAAACGGATTCGCTAACATATAGGTTTTCTTTCTCAAGAATTCCGAATAGGCATCAATATTTTCGTATTCATTTTGTTCAGCAACCGAAATCGGTTTACCAATTCTAACCTTAATCACGCGGTTCTTTTGACTAAACAATTCCGAAGGCAATTTGGCTGTACGTAATGTACCACTGATTTTAGAAAGCAAATAAAACAGATTACTGTTTTTAGCATGGAAATAAATAGGAATAACCGGCACTTGGGCTTTTCGAATCACCTTAATAGCCCCTTCTTCCCAAGGCTTATCCACTATCAGCTGACCATCTTTGTAACTAGAAACTTCTCCTGCCGGAAACATCCCAAGAGGCTTTCCATCACTTAAATGACGTAACGTTTCTTTTATACCTAAAACACTGGATTTTTTATCCTTATGATTTTCAAAAGGATTAACTGGCATTATATATTGCTTTAAAGGCTCAATACGATGCAATAGAAAATTAGCAATAATCTTAAAATTAGGCTCTTTTTCAAGCATTAATTTCAACAACAAAATCCCATCTATCCCTCCAAGTGGATGATTCGATATGGTAATGTAAGCGCCATCTTTAGGCAAACGCTTGTAATCTTCTTCTGGTATTTCAAATTTTATTTGTAAATCATCTACAATTCCATTTAAAAAATCGATTTCTTTTAAATGTTTGTTACGATTATACACTTTATTTAGTGTAGAAATTTTGAGCACTTTCATCAATAGCCACCCGGAAAAAGTCCCTAAGACCCCGTATTTCTCAACATTTATTGCTTTTGCAACTTCTTTAGCGGTAACTAAACCCATTTATATTTTTCTTTTTTGAGCGAAAAACAAAGATAGAAAAAAACTCCATTATCCGACTATATGCCGAATTTGATTTTAATATTTACCAATAGTCCCTTATATTTTTTAGTATTTTTGGAAATCTAAAAAATAAAAAAATGAGGATTTTATCGTATAATGTCAATGGCATTCGAGCCGCTATTACAAAAGGTTTTATCAATTGGTTAGAACAAGCAAAACCCGATGTGGTTTGTCTTCAGGAAATTAAGGCAACTCCGGACCAACTCCCTTTAATGGATTTTGAAATGGCGGGTTACCCATACCATTATTGGTTTCCTGCTACCAAAAAAGGCTATAGTGGTGTTGCTATTTTATCTAAAACAAAGCCAAAAAATGTAGTTTATGGCACAGGAATTGAGCACATGGACTTCGAAGGACGAAATATTCGTGTCGATTTTGAGGATTTTTCAGTGATGAGTTTGTATTTGCCTTCGGGAACAAATATTGAAAGATTGAATCATAAATTCCAATATATGGATGATTTCCAAAATTATATTAATGAATTGAAAAAGGAAATCCCTAACCTCATCATTTGTGGTGATTACAATATTTGTCACGAAGCCATCGACATTCACGACCCAATAAGAAACGCTAAAGTTTCTGGTTTTCTTCCTGAAGAACGTGCATGGCTAGACGGGTTCTTGAAAAATGGTTTTATAGACAGTTTCCGATTTTTAAACAAAGAACCTGGTAATTATTCTTGGTGGACGGTACGCGTAAAAACCGCAAGAGCCGAAAATAAAGGTTGGCGTATTGATTATTGTTTGGTTAGTGAACCTTTAAAAGAAAAGATCAAAAGAGCACTAATTTTACCAGAAGCAAAACATTCTGACCATTGCCCCGTTCTTGTAGATATAGAATAAAAAACAATTGCAATAGCAATTGCAATGACAATGTAAAAAAATATTTAGGTTCAAATAAAATTAAATAACATGATAAAAAAAATTTCAATAGGGCTATTAGTTCTAGCGCTTTCAACCTCTTGTGTTTCTAAAAAAATATATACCGACTTAGAAAACAAGTACAATGATCTTAAAAAAGAAAACGGTAACTTATCCGATGAAAACGAGTCTTTGCTAAAAGCGAAAAACCAATTGGAATTAGATCGTGATGCTTTAAAAAATGAATTAAGCAAAATCAAATCAGAACGTGACAAACTAACTGCCGATCAAAATGCATTAAATGAAAAAATTGCTCGCCTTCAAGAATCCTACAATGCTTTAGAGAAAAACAGCAATGATGCTTTGCAATCTAACATGAAAAAGAATCGCGACTTATTAGCCGAATTAGAAGCCAAACAAAAAGCATTATCGATCGAACAGGAACGTTTAAGCAAAAGTGCGCAACGTTTAAATGAATTAGAGGATATGATTGCCGCCAAAGAAGCAGCAATGCGAAAATTAAAAGAAACCTTATCTAAAGCTTTAAATGGTTTTGAAGGCAAAGGTTTGACAGTAGAACAAAAAAACGGAAAAGTATATGTTTCTATGGAAAACAAACTACTTTTCAACTCAGGAAGCTGGGCGGTGAGTTCTGAAGGTAAAAAAGCAGTAGTAGAACTTGGAAAGGTATTAGGTGAAAACCCAGATATTGCCGTGCTTATTGAAGGTCACACCGACAATGATCCTTACGGAGGTTCAGGACCAATTGCGGACAACTGGGATTTATCAACTAAAAGAGCCACTGCTATTGTAGCTATATTAAGCGAAAACAAAGCCATCAACAAAAAGAATCTGACTGCTGCCGGTCGTGGAGAGTTTTCACCATTAGCCACGAATGAAACTGCTGAAGGAAAAGCGAAAAACCGCAGAATCGAAATTATTCTAACACCAAAACTAGATGAAATTGCCGAAATGTTGAACGAAATCAACTAAAACGCATTAAATAAAAGTTAAAAAGCTTCGAAGAACACCTTCGAAGCTTTTTTGATTAAAGTTCTTCCTTAAATCCTTTGTAACTTTATCTTTTAAATTTTATAAATTCTAAAATGAAATACACTACACTACCCAATACTGACATAAAAGTGAGCAAAATATGCCTTGGCACAATGACTTTTGGCGAACAAAACTCGGAAGCAGAGGGCCATGCCCAAATGGATTATGCTGTGGCAAACGGTGTCAACTTTTTTGATACAGCCGAAATGTATTCCGTTCCAGCCCGTCAAGAAACCTATGGAAGTACCGAGAAAATCTTGGGAAGCTGGTTTAAAAAAACTGGTAAAAGAGACGAAATTGTTTTGGCTACCAAAATTGCAGGACCGAATCCGAATTTCACTTATATGCGTGAAAAAAACGACTTTTCTCCTGCCAGCATTAAATTTGCTTTAGACCATAGTTTGCAACGTTTACAAACCGATTATATCGATTTGTACCAACTCCACTGGCCAGAACGCAAAACCAATTTCTTTGGAAAAAGAGGTTTTGAAAGTCAGGAAGACGGCTGGGAAGACAACATTCAAGAAGTTTTAGAAACCTTAGAAAGTTTTATCAAAGCAGGTAAAATCAAACACATCGGGCTTTCAAATGAAACGCCTTGGGGGATTATGCGTTTTCTGAACGAGAGTAAATACAACCATTTACCTAAAATTAGTACGATACAAAATCCTTATTCATTACTAAATCGTCAGTTTGAAGTGGGTTCTGCCGAAATTTGTATGCGTGAAAACGTGGGGCTATTTGCGTATTCTCCACTTGCTTTTGGTGTGCTTTCAGGGAAATTCTTAACAGGCGAAAGTCACCCAAATGCACGTATCAAATTGTTTCCTCAATTTTCAAGATACAATAGTGCTCAATGCAACGAAGCAACGCAACGCTATAGTGAAATTGCTAAAAAACACGGAATTTCTTTGGCACAAATGGCTTTGGCTTTTGTAAACCAACAGGCTTTTGTAACCAGTAATATTATTGGAGCGACTACTTTGGAACAATTAAAGGAAAACATTGGTTCCATTGATCTTGTTTTATCCGACGAAATTATCGCAGAAATCAATGCAGTTCACGCTGTAATTCCTGATCCTGCACCATAATTATTAAACCGCAAAGTTTATTTAAGTTTTTCGCAAAGAACACTAAGATAAATTTTAAATAAACCATTAAGAAGTTAAGCTTCATTAAGTTAAACCTTAACTTCTTAATGGTTTTTTATCAATAAGACTTTCAACTTTAACTCCTTAGTGTTTAAACTAAAATTCAAATTCATCATTCATTTTCAAAGAATCTACCACCGTAGTATCTTTCACTTTAATACGAAGTAGCGATTTAGCAGGTCCAGACAAAACGGTTTGCTGCGTTTTGTAGATAGTATCATCCACGGTAAGCAATCCGCGTTTAATCATCAGATTGGTTAAAAAAGAAACCTGATTCATCGCCGAATCTTTCAGATTTCCTTCGTCATTAAACAAATACATGAATTTCTTGGGACTTGGAATCACTCTTGCTAAGAACAAACATTCGTTAAAAGTCAAATCGGCTGGTGTTTTCTGGAAATAATACTGCGCTGCTTCGCCTATTCCATACACATTTGGTCCCCATTCGATAATATTGAAATAGACTTCCAGCATGCGTTCTTTGCTAACAATTCGGTTGTTTTCCAAGATGTAAACCAATAGAATTTCTTCTAATTTTCGAGACAAAGTTTTCTCTCTTGTCAGAAAAACATTCTTGATTAATTGCATGCTAATAGTACTCGCTCCACGAGAAAACTTCTTCGTTCGAATGTTTTTTACAATAGACTGCTTAAAAGCCTCATTGATAAAACCATGATGATTAAAGAAAGAAGGATCTTCGGTTGTCAATACACATTTTTGTAAATAGGGCGAAATCTGATCGAGTGGTGTATAATTCACATTGGCAGCACCCACTAAAACAGGACGCTGCAATACTCCGTTGATAATAGCACGGTAAATAAATTCGCCATTCAATTTATTCAAATTGGCTTCACCATACTTTGTAATTCTAAGATTTTCTTTTCTTAGATTACTATTGAAAACCAAGGCATTGGGTTTGTTTTTATTGTACTCAAAATCTAAGTTATAATCAAAAGTTCCTTCGGCTTCCATTCCTTGAAAATGCGTAAACAAACCATCAGGAAGCGATGTGATAAAATCTTGTGCTTTTGTTTTTGGGATATTGATTTTGAGTTTATAAATGGTATCTTCTTCCGTTTCATAAGCCAAATACGGATGGAATTTCACCTTATTAAATTGCACTGTCGAATTACTATCCACTGAAATAAAATCGGAACCTAAAAGGAATCGGTAATCAAAACGAGCATTCTTAATCAGCACATCTTTTTTAGCAATTTTAGCATGATTGATTTTCAAATTAGCAATCGAGGCAAAACCATCAATGTGGAGTTCCCCCATGCTTTTATCAATATTGTCAACATTTAAACGAATGGAATCAAAACTAGA from Flavobacterium nitratireducens includes:
- a CDS encoding transglycosylase domain-containing protein, with the translated sequence MRSRKQKIVLGFKIVFVIIALAAIGIFSFREALLQQIIAKTAHKMEVDYESQFLVKEAGFDGLSGVHFTDVTLVPNHADTLFSIHKIKTSVNLWKLLVGDVQLGTLEISKGYIQLTKKGKVKNFEAFLKRDKDEEKSTDKRDYAAFAYRIISRVLNLIPTDMNVENLSFKLDDNGKKARIDIQKLVLSNKELETSIQVKTNTFAQRWKIKGFADPRNKRADIRLFNIDTGAIKVPYFDERYNLISSFDSIRLNVDNIDKSMGELHIDGFASIANLKINHAKIAKKDVLIKNARFDYRFLLGSDFISVDSNSTVQFNKVKFHPYLAYETEEDTIYKLKINIPKTKAQDFITSLPDGLFTHFQGMEAEGTFDYNLDFEYNKNKPNALVFNSNLRKENLRITKYGEANLNKLNGEFIYRAIINGVLQRPVLVGAANVNYTPLDQISPYLQKCVLTTEDPSFFNHHGFINEAFKQSIVKNIRTKKFSRGASTISMQLIKNVFLTREKTLSRKLEEILLVYILENNRIVSKERMLEVYFNIIEWGPNVYGIGEAAQYYFQKTPADLTFNECLFLARVIPSPKKFMYLFNDEGNLKDSAMNQVSFLTNLMIKRGLLTVDDTIYKTQQTVLSGPAKSLLRIKVKDTTVVDSLKMNDEFEF